A genomic window from Onychostoma macrolepis isolate SWU-2019 chromosome 22, ASM1243209v1, whole genome shotgun sequence includes:
- the dph5 gene encoding diphthine methyl ester synthase isoform X3 — protein MEEYYGRELLLADRDMVEQQADEILKGADASDVAFLVVGDPFGATTHSDLVLRALNAGIQYRVIHNASIMNAVGCCGLQLYNFGETVSIVFWTDTWRPESFYDKIKKNRDMGLHTLCLLDIKVKEQSMENLMRGRKIYEPPRYMTVAQAAEQLLEILQNRRDRGEELAMTEDTVCVGLARVGAEDQTIRSGTLQELASSDLGGPLHSMIISGHLHPLEVDMLKLFSGPEGLKTLKMTDSSTYVS, from the exons ATG GAGGAGTATTATGGGCGCGAGTTGCTGCTGGCTGACAGAGATATGGTGGAACAACAAGCGGATGAGATCCTGAAGGGAGCAGATGCCAGTGATGTGGCGTTTCTAGTGGTTGGTGATCCTTTTGG AGCTACGACCCACAGCGACCTGGTTCTGCGAGCGTTGAATGCTGGGATACAGTATCGCGTTATTCACAATGCCTCCATCATGAACGCAGTGGGCTGCTGTGGATTGCAG CTGTACAACTTCGGGGAGACGGTGTCCATTGTGTTTTGGACGGACACATGGAGACCTGAAAGCTTCTACGATAAGATCAAGAAGAACAGGGATATGGGCCTGCACACGCTGTGCCTGCTGG ATATCAAAGTCAAAGAGCAGTCCATGGAGAATTTAATGAG GGGTCGAAAGATTTACGAGCCTCCCAGGTACATGACTGTCGCTCAGGCAGCTGAACAACTCCTGGAGATACTACAGAACCGACGGGATCGGGGCGAGGAACTGG CAATGACTGAAGACACAGTGTGTGTTGGTCTGGCTCGGGTCGGAGCCGAGGACCAGACCATCCGTTCTGGGACACTGCAAGAGTTGGCATCCAGTGACCTGGGAGGACCACTTCACTCAATGATTATCAGCGGACACCTTCACCCTCTGGAGGTGGACATGTTGAAACTCTTCAGTGGTCCTGAGGGATTGAAGACCTTGAAGATGACCGATAGTTCCACATACGTTTCTTGA
- the dph5 gene encoding diphthine methyl ester synthase isoform X2, which yields MWHHEEYYGRELLLADRDMVEQQADEILKGADASDVAFLVVGDPFGATTHSDLVLRALNAGIQYRVIHNASIMNAVGCCGLQLYNFGETVSIVFWTDTWRPESFYDKIKKNRDMGLHTLCLLDIKVKEQSMENLMRGRKIYEPPRYMTVAQAAEQLLEILQNRRDRGEELAMTEDTVCVGLARVGAEDQTIRSGTLQELASSDLGGPLHSMIISGHLHPLEVDMLKLFSGPEGLKTLKMTDSSTYVS from the exons ATGTGGCACCAT GAGGAGTATTATGGGCGCGAGTTGCTGCTGGCTGACAGAGATATGGTGGAACAACAAGCGGATGAGATCCTGAAGGGAGCAGATGCCAGTGATGTGGCGTTTCTAGTGGTTGGTGATCCTTTTGG AGCTACGACCCACAGCGACCTGGTTCTGCGAGCGTTGAATGCTGGGATACAGTATCGCGTTATTCACAATGCCTCCATCATGAACGCAGTGGGCTGCTGTGGATTGCAG CTGTACAACTTCGGGGAGACGGTGTCCATTGTGTTTTGGACGGACACATGGAGACCTGAAAGCTTCTACGATAAGATCAAGAAGAACAGGGATATGGGCCTGCACACGCTGTGCCTGCTGG ATATCAAAGTCAAAGAGCAGTCCATGGAGAATTTAATGAG GGGTCGAAAGATTTACGAGCCTCCCAGGTACATGACTGTCGCTCAGGCAGCTGAACAACTCCTGGAGATACTACAGAACCGACGGGATCGGGGCGAGGAACTGG CAATGACTGAAGACACAGTGTGTGTTGGTCTGGCTCGGGTCGGAGCCGAGGACCAGACCATCCGTTCTGGGACACTGCAAGAGTTGGCATCCAGTGACCTGGGAGGACCACTTCACTCAATGATTATCAGCGGACACCTTCACCCTCTGGAGGTGGACATGTTGAAACTCTTCAGTGGTCCTGAGGGATTGAAGACCTTGAAGATGACCGATAGTTCCACATACGTTTCTTGA
- the dph5 gene encoding diphthine methyl ester synthase isoform X1, whose translation MLYLIGLGLGDCKDITVKGLEIVRQCSRVYLEAYTSILTVGKEALEEYYGRELLLADRDMVEQQADEILKGADASDVAFLVVGDPFGATTHSDLVLRALNAGIQYRVIHNASIMNAVGCCGLQLYNFGETVSIVFWTDTWRPESFYDKIKKNRDMGLHTLCLLDIKVKEQSMENLMRGRKIYEPPRYMTVAQAAEQLLEILQNRRDRGEELAMTEDTVCVGLARVGAEDQTIRSGTLQELASSDLGGPLHSMIISGHLHPLEVDMLKLFSGPEGLKTLKMTDSSTYVS comes from the exons ATGTTGTATTTGATCGGTCTTGGTCTGGGCGATTGTAAAGACATCACTGTTAAAGGTTTAGAGATCGTCCGGCAGTGTAGTCGTGTTTATTTGGAGGCTTACACGTCCATACTGACCGTCGGGAAGGAAGCTTTG GAGGAGTATTATGGGCGCGAGTTGCTGCTGGCTGACAGAGATATGGTGGAACAACAAGCGGATGAGATCCTGAAGGGAGCAGATGCCAGTGATGTGGCGTTTCTAGTGGTTGGTGATCCTTTTGG AGCTACGACCCACAGCGACCTGGTTCTGCGAGCGTTGAATGCTGGGATACAGTATCGCGTTATTCACAATGCCTCCATCATGAACGCAGTGGGCTGCTGTGGATTGCAG CTGTACAACTTCGGGGAGACGGTGTCCATTGTGTTTTGGACGGACACATGGAGACCTGAAAGCTTCTACGATAAGATCAAGAAGAACAGGGATATGGGCCTGCACACGCTGTGCCTGCTGG ATATCAAAGTCAAAGAGCAGTCCATGGAGAATTTAATGAG GGGTCGAAAGATTTACGAGCCTCCCAGGTACATGACTGTCGCTCAGGCAGCTGAACAACTCCTGGAGATACTACAGAACCGACGGGATCGGGGCGAGGAACTGG CAATGACTGAAGACACAGTGTGTGTTGGTCTGGCTCGGGTCGGAGCCGAGGACCAGACCATCCGTTCTGGGACACTGCAAGAGTTGGCATCCAGTGACCTGGGAGGACCACTTCACTCAATGATTATCAGCGGACACCTTCACCCTCTGGAGGTGGACATGTTGAAACTCTTCAGTGGTCCTGAGGGATTGAAGACCTTGAAGATGACCGATAGTTCCACATACGTTTCTTGA